The following coding sequences lie in one Synechococcus sp. PCC 7336 genomic window:
- the gyrA gene encoding DNA gyrase subunit A, which yields MTDATFEGVAGQILPISLLEEMERSYLEYAMSVIVGRALPDVRDGLKPVHRRILFAMHELGLTPDRPFRKCARVVGDVLGKYHPHGDQAVYDALVRMVQDFSSRYPLLQGHGNFGSVDADPPAAMRYTETRLSPISSTGVLDNINEGIVPFASNFDGSQQEPVVLPAQLPILLLNGADGIAVGMATKIPPHNLGELVDGLLAAIDRPDITVEGLMNYIPAPDFPTGGEIVGNTGLLEVYTKGRGSIPLRGIAHVEEIQPGKGRHRRDAIVITEFPYQVNKAAWIEKVADLTNQGRLEGISDLRDESDRTGIRVVVELRKDARPEIVLAHLYRSTQLQINYGAILLALVNREPKQLSLKEALQEFLDFRIETLTNVLQQELGKYRKRSEELGAQLLALQFLDETIELLRNAPDGPTAKVQLQELLDCTANQADTILAMPLRRLTGLERNRIASEQEEVTAKIEELETLLGDRKAFLKHLKKELRSLKKQFSNQRRTRIVSEAPPQLEEADLIPNQAVVLQITQKGYVRRLLPAAFERHAKARKGIQEEVEDYIIQAQATELHQDFLALTASGRMFSVKVHEIPATSGRSRGTALVNVLSTKEEIVATFALAEYPEDSSLTLLTQKGRMKRVMLSEFANLTARGLSALKVKDDDAVGWAILTELSPDSSVAIATSAGRVLRLPLNVEQVPVMGRTALGNQALRLRRKEAIVGMAIVQPSDRLVFVSAKGYAKRIPARAIRMAKRGSVGMQAMQFKLKSDTLVGMVAAAEDVTMGWVTNKARVLRLSVGDVPESDRASVGTRMLSTAAGESIELVNLVSPEAY from the coding sequence ATGACCGACGCAACGTTTGAAGGCGTAGCCGGACAAATTTTGCCCATCTCCTTGCTCGAAGAGATGGAACGCTCCTACTTGGAATACGCCATGAGCGTAATTGTGGGGCGGGCGTTACCGGATGTGCGAGATGGACTCAAGCCGGTCCACCGGCGCATCCTCTTTGCCATGCACGAGTTGGGGCTAACCCCCGATCGCCCCTTTCGCAAGTGCGCCCGCGTGGTGGGGGACGTGCTGGGTAAATACCATCCCCACGGCGACCAAGCCGTGTACGACGCCCTCGTGCGCATGGTGCAAGATTTTTCCAGCCGCTATCCGCTGTTGCAAGGGCACGGCAACTTCGGTTCGGTGGATGCCGATCCCCCCGCTGCCATGCGCTACACGGAAACTCGCCTCTCTCCCATCAGTAGCACTGGTGTCTTAGACAACATCAATGAGGGCATCGTCCCCTTTGCTTCCAACTTCGACGGTTCCCAGCAGGAGCCGGTGGTCTTACCTGCCCAGCTTCCTATCCTGCTGCTAAATGGAGCGGATGGCATTGCGGTGGGCATGGCGACCAAGATCCCCCCCCATAATTTGGGGGAGTTGGTGGATGGCTTGCTGGCCGCGATCGATCGCCCCGACATCACCGTCGAGGGGTTGATGAACTATATTCCGGCCCCAGACTTTCCCACAGGCGGAGAGATTGTGGGGAATACCGGCTTGCTAGAGGTCTATACCAAAGGTCGGGGTTCGATTCCGTTACGAGGGATCGCCCATGTCGAAGAGATTCAACCGGGCAAGGGTCGCCACCGTCGCGATGCCATTGTCATCACTGAGTTTCCCTATCAGGTCAACAAGGCTGCCTGGATCGAGAAAGTTGCCGATCTGACCAATCAGGGTCGGCTGGAAGGGATCTCCGATTTGCGGGACGAAAGCGATCGCACCGGTATTCGCGTGGTGGTGGAGTTGCGCAAAGATGCCCGCCCCGAGATTGTGCTCGCTCACCTGTATCGCTCCACCCAATTGCAGATTAATTACGGGGCAATTCTACTCGCGTTAGTGAATCGCGAACCCAAGCAACTGTCGTTGAAGGAGGCCCTGCAGGAATTCCTCGACTTCCGCATTGAAACCCTGACCAATGTCTTGCAGCAGGAGTTGGGCAAGTATCGCAAGCGTTCCGAAGAGTTGGGGGCACAACTGCTGGCCTTGCAATTTCTGGACGAGACGATCGAGCTGCTGCGCAATGCACCGGATGGACCGACGGCGAAGGTACAACTGCAGGAGTTACTCGATTGCACCGCTAACCAAGCGGACACCATTCTGGCGATGCCATTGCGCCGTCTGACGGGATTGGAGCGCAATCGCATTGCCTCGGAACAGGAGGAAGTGACCGCCAAGATTGAGGAATTGGAGACGTTGTTAGGCGATCGCAAAGCTTTTCTCAAGCACCTCAAAAAAGAATTGCGATCGCTCAAAAAACAATTTTCCAACCAGCGTCGCACCCGCATTGTCTCGGAAGCGCCCCCCCAACTGGAAGAAGCCGATCTGATTCCCAATCAAGCAGTGGTGTTACAAATCACCCAAAAGGGTTATGTGCGCCGCCTCTTACCCGCTGCCTTCGAACGCCACGCCAAAGCTCGCAAAGGCATTCAAGAGGAGGTGGAAGATTACATCATTCAAGCGCAAGCCACCGAACTGCACCAAGACTTTTTAGCCCTCACTGCCAGCGGCCGCATGTTTTCGGTCAAGGTACACGAAATTCCAGCGACATCGGGGCGATCGCGCGGCACCGCCCTCGTGAACGTGCTGTCCACCAAAGAGGAAATCGTCGCCACCTTTGCCTTGGCGGAATATCCCGAGGACAGCAGCTTGACTCTACTGACCCAAAAGGGGCGCATGAAGCGGGTGATGCTGTCGGAGTTTGCCAATTTGACCGCTCGCGGCCTCTCTGCCCTGAAGGTCAAAGACGACGATGCCGTAGGCTGGGCCATTTTGACCGAGCTCAGCCCCGACTCGAGCGTGGCGATCGCCACCTCTGCCGGACGGGTGTTGCGGTTGCCGCTGAATGTGGAGCAGGTGCCGGTGATGGGTCGAACGGCCTTGGGCAATCAGGCGCTGCGGCTGCGGCGCAAGGAGGCGATCGTGGGGATGGCAATCGTGCAACCGAGCGATCGCCTCGTGTTCGTGTCGGCTAAGGGATATGCCAAACGCATACCGGCCCGAGCGATTCGCATGGCCAAGCGGGGCAGCGTGGGCATGCAAGCGATGCAGTTTAAATTAAAATCCGACACGTTGGTGGGGATGGTGGCAGCGGCTGAGGATGTGACGATGGGTTGGGTGACCAATAAAGCTCGCGTCTTGCGGCTCTCGGTGGGGGATGTGCCGGAAAGCGATCGCGCCAGTGTCGGAACTCGAATGCTCTCCACTGCTGCAGGAGAGTCAATCGAGCTGGTCAATCTGGTTTCACCGGAGGCTTACTAG